From a region of the Pseudomonadaceae bacterium SI-3 genome:
- the pdxA gene encoding 4-hydroxythreonine-4-phosphate dehydrogenase PdxA, with the protein MTVKRFALTPGEPAGIGPDLCLLLARDSHPHALVAIASSELLRTRAAELGLDITVIDVAPGSWPNQPAPANSLYVWDTPLAAPAISGQLNPANADYVLTTLTRAGNGCLDGSFAGMITAPVHKGVINEAGISFSGHTEFLAELTGTEQVVMMLATRGLRVALVTTHLPLKEVPAAITAKRLQRVTRILHNDLVAKFGIAHPRILVCGLNPHAGEGGHLGREEIEVIEPTLEILRSDGLDLIGPLPADTVFTPKHLEHCDAVLAMYHDQGLPVLKYKGFGAAVNVTLGLPIVRTSVDHGTALDLAGTGRIDTGSLQVALETAYEMSAS; encoded by the coding sequence ATGACCGTCAAACGTTTCGCCCTGACGCCCGGCGAGCCCGCCGGTATTGGTCCGGACCTCTGTTTGCTGCTCGCACGCGACAGCCACCCTCACGCCTTGGTCGCCATCGCCAGTTCCGAGCTGCTACGCACCCGCGCAGCCGAGCTTGGACTGGACATCACCGTGATTGACGTTGCCCCAGGCAGCTGGCCGAACCAGCCGGCACCCGCCAACAGCCTGTATGTCTGGGACACGCCGCTCGCTGCGCCGGCCATAAGCGGCCAGCTCAACCCGGCGAACGCAGACTATGTGCTAACGACGCTGACACGCGCCGGTAACGGATGCCTTGATGGCAGCTTTGCCGGCATGATCACTGCGCCGGTGCACAAGGGCGTCATCAACGAGGCAGGCATCTCGTTTTCAGGACACACCGAATTTCTCGCGGAGCTGACCGGCACAGAGCAGGTCGTCATGATGCTGGCCACGCGTGGGTTACGGGTTGCACTGGTCACCACCCATCTGCCGCTTAAGGAGGTGCCGGCAGCCATCACTGCCAAGCGGCTGCAGCGTGTGACGCGCATATTGCACAACGACCTTGTAGCAAAATTCGGCATTGCCCATCCCCGGATTCTGGTCTGCGGGCTCAACCCACATGCTGGTGAGGGCGGACATTTGGGCCGCGAGGAAATCGAGGTCATCGAGCCAACGCTGGAAATACTGCGAAGCGACGGGCTCGACCTTATCGGCCCGCTACCGGCTGACACAGTGTTCACGCCCAAACACCTCGAACACTGCGACGCGGTGCTGGCGATGTACCACGATCAGGGGTTGCCGGTGCTCAAGTACAAGGGCTTTGGCGCAGCCGTCAACGTCACGCTGGGGCTGCCGATCGTACGCACCTCGGTCGATCACGGCACCGCGCTGGATCTTGCA
- a CDS encoding molecular chaperone SurA, producing MKIKLSDYLRPLLAGALLLGSVTAALTASAEVQQLDRIVAIVDNDVIMQSQLDQRTREVQQTIEKRGAEMPPADVMQQQVLERLITENLQLQIGDRSGIRISDEELNQAMSTIAQRNNMTLDQFRAALERDGLSLDTAREQIRREMVISRVRQRRIAERVQVSNQEVENFLASDLGKLQLSEEYRLANILIPVPESADSATIQAAEKTAMDTYQQLQQGADFAKLAVSRSASENALEGGDMGWRKAAQLPPPFDTEVSSMSVGDVTRPVRTPPGFILLKVLDKRGGDTQVRDEVHVRHILIKPSQIRSEEESRRLIQRLRDRIQAGESFAELAKNFSEDPGSALNGGDLNWIDPSSLVPEFREVMANTASGQLSEPFKTPYGWHILEVLGRRATDASEEFREQQALSLLRNRKYEEELQNWLRQIRDEAYVEIKL from the coding sequence GTGAAGATCAAGCTTTCTGATTACCTGCGCCCCCTGCTGGCGGGCGCCCTTCTGCTGGGCAGCGTGACTGCTGCCCTGACCGCGTCGGCCGAGGTTCAACAGCTCGACCGCATTGTCGCGATCGTGGATAACGACGTGATCATGCAGAGCCAGTTGGACCAGCGGACCCGTGAAGTCCAGCAGACCATCGAAAAACGCGGCGCGGAAATGCCACCCGCGGACGTCATGCAACAACAGGTGCTGGAGCGGCTGATCACCGAAAATCTGCAGCTGCAGATCGGCGATCGCTCGGGGATCCGCATCTCCGATGAAGAGCTCAACCAGGCAATGAGCACCATCGCCCAGCGTAACAACATGACGTTGGACCAGTTCCGCGCGGCTCTGGAGCGTGACGGCCTGAGCCTCGACACCGCCCGCGAGCAGATTCGCCGTGAAATGGTCATCAGCCGGGTGCGCCAGCGCAGAATCGCCGAACGTGTCCAGGTGTCGAACCAAGAAGTGGAAAACTTCCTGGCTTCCGATCTCGGCAAGCTGCAGCTGTCGGAAGAATATCGACTGGCCAATATCCTGATACCAGTGCCAGAGTCCGCTGATTCGGCCACGATCCAGGCGGCTGAAAAAACCGCGATGGATACCTATCAGCAACTTCAGCAAGGCGCCGACTTCGCCAAGCTGGCTGTCTCACGCTCGGCCAGTGAAAACGCACTGGAAGGCGGCGATATGGGCTGGCGCAAGGCCGCTCAGCTGCCACCGCCATTCGATACCGAAGTCAGCAGCATGTCGGTCGGCGACGTCACCCGGCCGGTGCGTACCCCGCCGGGCTTCATCTTGCTGAAAGTGCTCGACAAGCGTGGCGGCGATACTCAGGTGCGTGACGAGGTCCATGTTCGTCATATCCTGATCAAACCAAGCCAGATCCGCAGCGAAGAAGAAAGCCGACGCCTGATCCAGCGACTGCGTGACCGCATCCAGGCCGGCGAGAGCTTTGCCGAGCTGGCGAAGAACTTCTCCGAAGACCCAGGCTCGGCGCTGAACGGCGGAGACCTCAACTGGATCGACCCAAGCTCGCTGGTTCCGGAGTTCCGTGAAGTCATGGCCAACACGGCCAGTGGGCAGCTGTCCGAACCCTTCAAGACGCCGTATGGCTGGCACATCCTGGAAGTGCTCGGACGCCGCGCCACAGATGCCAGCGAAGAGTTCCGCGAGCAACAGGCCCTGTCTTTGCTGCGCAACCGTAAGTACGAAGAAGAGCTGCAGAACTGGCTACGCCAGATTCGCGACGAAGCCTACGTTGAGATCAAGCTTTGA
- a CDS encoding LPS biosynthesis protein, producing the protein MAVKYPAFRKKFPLLVTGGLLALQPVAAPMVIAAEQFACQPGAGGGWNCAADAASPALPPRPTHRGTSTGETTSAKPSASKAERQAATTKLVTESKGRALASRSADYSHLDWVPRDQLTNAQLAETGPYCAGTYVEPNRPGQFDDTPMSEAPTYVSAKATRYEQQQEIATLAGDVVLRQGSIQAEADEASLYQLENRGELKGNVRLRDGGALMVGDRAELFLDTGEAQVENAEYVVHEGKVRGSALYAKRTEDAIIRLKDGTYTRCEPGDNDWYLQGNNVTLNPATGFGSATNVTLRVKGVPVFYTPYIYFPIDDRRQSGFLAPSISSSSDTGLSLITPYYFNLAPNFDATLYPNYMTDRGLLMEGEFRYLTRRSEGQFGAAYLNDSNDERKLQSEYEDQRWMYSWQHRTGLDTRWLAEVDYTDISDPYYFQDLDTQLGIDQPDHLDQRGTLTYRAPSYTAQLNVHAYERATIADITPYERLPQLTLNGALPFQPGGLRFAYGTEFVSFQRSLRNGYFTDQYGNTGTPEQLWYDARLSGLTRAEGERLHLEPGVNLPLDWSWGFVRPSLKYAYTKYDLTLDNTGRRQVSDFNDSPDRSVPIFSVDSGLYFDRDTQWFGKNYRQTLEPRMFYLYVPEEDQDDIPVFDTGENTFSYSSLWRENRFSGKDRIGDANQLSLGVTNRWIEPNGLERQRLSVGQIIYFRDREVQLPNLEDRPGSTSDVSPYALEYLYRYNRDWRFTSTFNWDPDQGQTQSGSAMFHYQPADNPRKIVNFGYRYRNDTVRFDQATGQWTYGGDYGAPGSPEYIEDYYKINQHDISTIWPILPQWSVIARWQHDYSRNRTLEAFGGFEYDSCCWKLRLINRYWIDYDETSLNPSQNDEPDNGIFLQIVLKGLGGVFGSSTETFLDEGIQGYREREDQAF; encoded by the coding sequence ATGGCAGTCAAATATCCCGCTTTTCGTAAAAAATTCCCTCTATTGGTAACCGGCGGCTTGCTCGCACTGCAACCTGTAGCGGCGCCCATGGTTATCGCAGCCGAACAGTTTGCCTGCCAACCAGGTGCCGGCGGGGGTTGGAATTGCGCAGCGGATGCCGCCAGCCCGGCCCTGCCACCGCGTCCGACTCATCGTGGCACGTCTACTGGCGAGACCACTAGCGCTAAGCCCAGCGCCAGCAAGGCCGAGCGCCAGGCGGCCACCACCAAACTGGTCACCGAAAGCAAGGGCCGAGCACTGGCCTCGCGCAGTGCCGATTACAGCCATCTGGATTGGGTGCCGCGCGATCAGCTGACCAATGCACAGCTGGCCGAGACAGGTCCTTACTGTGCCGGTACCTATGTTGAACCAAACCGCCCCGGTCAGTTCGACGACACGCCGATGAGCGAGGCACCGACCTACGTATCGGCCAAAGCAACCCGTTACGAGCAGCAGCAGGAAATCGCCACGCTGGCCGGCGACGTGGTACTTCGCCAGGGCAGCATCCAGGCCGAAGCCGACGAGGCGAGCCTGTACCAGCTGGAGAACCGCGGCGAGCTGAAAGGCAATGTCCGTCTGCGTGACGGCGGCGCACTGATGGTCGGTGACCGCGCTGAACTGTTCCTCGACACAGGTGAAGCGCAGGTCGAAAACGCCGAATACGTGGTTCACGAAGGTAAGGTCCGCGGCAGTGCACTGTATGCCAAGCGTACCGAGGACGCGATCATCCGCCTCAAGGACGGGACATATACCCGCTGCGAACCCGGCGATAACGACTGGTATCTGCAAGGCAACAACGTCACCCTCAACCCTGCCACCGGCTTCGGCTCGGCAACCAACGTCACGCTGCGGGTCAAGGGTGTTCCGGTGTTCTATACGCCTTACATCTATTTCCCGATTGATGACCGCCGTCAGTCCGGCTTCCTGGCGCCGAGCATCAGCTCCTCCAGCGATACGGGTTTGTCGCTGATCACACCGTACTATTTCAACCTGGCGCCGAATTTCGACGCCACGCTCTACCCGAATTACATGACCGATCGCGGCCTGCTTATGGAAGGTGAGTTCCGTTACCTGACCCGTCGCAGCGAAGGCCAGTTTGGCGCTGCCTACCTGAATGACAGCAACGACGAGCGCAAGCTGCAGTCTGAGTACGAGGACCAGCGCTGGATGTACAGCTGGCAACACCGTACCGGCCTGGACACGCGCTGGCTGGCAGAGGTCGACTACACCGACATCAGCGACCCCTACTACTTCCAGGACCTGGATACCCAGCTGGGCATCGATCAACCGGATCACCTAGATCAGCGTGGCACCCTGACTTACCGCGCGCCGTCCTACACGGCTCAGCTGAACGTGCACGCTTACGAGCGTGCAACCATTGCCGACATCACACCCTACGAGCGCCTGCCGCAGCTGACGTTGAACGGCGCATTGCCGTTCCAGCCGGGTGGATTGCGGTTCGCTTACGGCACCGAGTTCGTCAGCTTCCAGCGCAGCCTGCGCAATGGTTACTTCACCGACCAATATGGCAACACCGGCACGCCGGAGCAGCTGTGGTACGACGCCCGTCTTAGCGGTCTGACTCGAGCGGAAGGCGAGCGTCTGCACCTTGAGCCCGGAGTTAATCTTCCGCTCGATTGGAGCTGGGGCTTCGTCCGGCCATCGCTGAAATACGCGTACACCAAGTACGACCTGACGCTGGACAATACCGGCCGTCGCCAGGTGAGCGACTTCAACGACTCGCCTGATCGCAGCGTACCGATCTTCAGCGTCGATAGCGGACTGTACTTCGACCGCGACACCCAGTGGTTCGGCAAGAACTACCGTCAGACCCTCGAGCCGCGGATGTTCTATCTGTACGTACCGGAAGAAGACCAGGATGACATTCCTGTGTTTGATACCGGTGAAAACACCTTCAGCTACTCTTCGCTGTGGCGTGAAAACCGCTTCTCCGGCAAGGACCGTATAGGTGATGCCAATCAGCTCTCGCTGGGCGTGACCAATCGCTGGATCGAGCCGAACGGACTGGAGCGTCAGCGCTTGAGCGTTGGCCAGATCATTTACTTCCGCGACCGCGAAGTGCAGCTACCCAACCTGGAAGATCGTCCAGGCTCGACCTCGGACGTCTCGCCATACGCCCTCGAGTACCTATATCGCTACAACCGCGACTGGCGCTTCACCTCGACGTTCAACTGGGACCCGGATCAGGGCCAAACGCAGTCAGGCAGCGCCATGTTCCACTATCAGCCAGCTGACAATCCGCGGAAGATCGTCAACTTCGGCTACCGCTATCGCAACGACACCGTACGGTTCGACCAGGCCACCGGGCAGTGGACTTATGGCGGCGACTACGGTGCGCCGGGTTCGCCTGAGTACATTGAGGATTACTACAAGATCAACCAGCACGATATCTCCACTATCTGGCCGATCCTGCCGCAGTGGAGCGTGATCGCACGCTGGCAGCACGACTACAGTCGCAATCGGACACTGGAGGCCTTCGGTGGCTTCGAGTACGACAGCTGCTGCTGGAAGCTGCGTCTGATCAACCGCTACTGGATCGATTACGACGAAACCAGTCTCAACCCATCGCAGAATGACGAGCCGGACAACGGCATCTTCCTGCAAATCGTCCTTAAGGGACTCGGCGGCGTGTTCGGCAGCTCGACCGAGACATTCCTCGACGAAGGCATACAAGGTTACCGTGAACGTGAAGATCAAGCTTTCTGA
- a CDS encoding aminoglycoside phosphotransferase, with protein sequence MPQHDQRLLDLNAWLEPHLNALFARRGWGEVPEVSLVAASSDASFRRYFRWEAGQHSLILMDAPPPQENCQPFVNIAAILAEAGVYVPEILAADLERGFLLLSDLGRQTYLDVIDGDNADALFADAISALLTFQANANQATLPFYDEALLRRELQLFPEWYVQRHLGHRFTADEQQLWDQTCRVLIDSALAQPTVLVHRDYMPRNLMLSEPNPGVLDFQDAVIGPVTYDITSLFKDAFLSWPEERVLGWLQGYWDSARARGIPVQESFAEFHRASDLMGLQRHLKVIGIFARICHRDGKPRYLGDVPRFFAYLDTVLERRPELGDLKRLLQGLPQEPVAS encoded by the coding sequence ATGCCGCAACACGATCAACGTCTGCTGGACCTCAACGCCTGGCTGGAGCCCCATCTAAACGCGCTTTTCGCTCGTCGCGGCTGGGGCGAAGTCCCCGAGGTGTCGCTGGTTGCTGCCAGTAGTGACGCCAGCTTTCGTCGTTACTTCCGTTGGGAGGCAGGGCAGCACAGCCTTATCCTGATGGACGCACCGCCGCCCCAAGAGAACTGCCAGCCGTTCGTGAACATCGCGGCAATACTGGCCGAGGCTGGCGTGTATGTACCCGAAATTCTGGCGGCCGACCTCGAGCGGGGCTTCTTGCTGCTCAGCGATCTGGGCCGGCAGACCTACCTGGACGTGATCGACGGCGATAATGCTGACGCACTCTTCGCTGACGCTATTTCGGCGCTGCTGACGTTCCAGGCCAACGCCAACCAAGCAACACTGCCTTTCTATGACGAAGCCCTGCTGCGCCGCGAGCTGCAGCTATTTCCTGAGTGGTATGTGCAACGGCATCTGGGCCACCGCTTCACTGCGGATGAGCAACAGCTGTGGGATCAAACCTGCCGTGTGCTGATCGACTCGGCGCTGGCCCAGCCAACAGTGCTGGTGCATCGCGACTATATGCCACGCAACTTGATGCTCAGCGAGCCGAACCCCGGCGTACTGGATTTTCAGGACGCTGTGATTGGCCCGGTCACCTATGACATCACCTCGCTGTTCAAGGATGCCTTTCTCAGCTGGCCGGAAGAGCGGGTGCTTGGCTGGCTGCAGGGTTACTGGGATTCCGCGCGTGCGCGGGGGATACCGGTGCAGGAGAGCTTCGCCGAGTTTCATCGCGCCAGCGATCTGATGGGCCTGCAGCGCCACCTCAAGGTCATCGGTATCTTTGCGCGAATCTGTCACCGTGACGGCAAGCCACGCTACCTGGGCGACGTGCCGCGCTTTTTCGCTTATCTCGACACCGTGTTGGAGCGCCGCCCTGAACTGGGCGATCTCAAGCGGCTGCTGCAAGGGTTGCCGCAGGAGCCCGTTGCATCATGA